A genome region from Methanofollis sp. includes the following:
- a CDS encoding flavodoxin — MKVCIVYYSATGNTKRVAEAAAEATGADLVEVKDLADYSKVMMYLKGAPKARRGEKAEIEPAVIDVASYDVVAIGTPVWAFRAAPAANAIVAALDNCEGKKGIAFATSGGVPGETLSILARQIEERGMTVAGTFHITDREITKGEGIDGLARLISTASGA; from the coding sequence ATGAAGGTCTGTATCGTCTACTATTCTGCCACAGGAAACACGAAGAGGGTCGCAGAGGCGGCCGCAGAGGCGACAGGCGCCGATCTTGTCGAGGTGAAGGACCTCGCGGACTACTCGAAGGTGATGATGTACCTCAAAGGGGCGCCGAAGGCGAGGCGGGGGGAGAAGGCCGAGATCGAACCTGCCGTCATCGACGTCGCTTCCTATGACGTCGTCGCCATAGGGACGCCGGTCTGGGCGTTCAGGGCAGCGCCTGCTGCGAACGCCATCGTTGCAGCTCTCGATAACTGCGAGGGGAAAAAGGGGATAGCGTTTGCGACGAGCGGCGGGGTTCCGGGCGAGACCCTCTCGATCCTTGCCCGGCAGATCGAAGAGAGGGGGATGACGGTCGCAGGCACATTCCACATCACCGACAGGGAGATCACAAAAGGGGAGGGTATCGACGGCCTTGCCCGCCTGATCAGTACTGCATCTGGCGCGTGA